A stretch of Vibrio maritimus DNA encodes these proteins:
- the xdhB gene encoding xanthine dehydrogenase molybdopterin binding subunit yields MSNVNHQQLTHEEMVAIVKQDIKTGVGKSVKHDSAPKQVTGEAVYIDDRLEFPNQLHVYALLSTQAHAKITKIDVSPCYDFAGVAIAITSKDVPGQLDIGAILPGDPLLADGIVEYYGQPVIAVAASDLETARKAAHAAIVEYEPLPAILDVKEALAKKHFVTESHQQKRGDSAKALANAKHVIEGEIEIGGQEHFYLETQVSSVMPTEDGGMIVYTSTQNPTEVQKLVSEVLGVAMHKVVIDMRRMGGGFGGKETQAAAPACMAAVIAHLTGRPTKMRLLRNEDMTMTGKRHPFYNQYKIGFDDNGVIQGADIVVAGNCGYSPDLSSSIVDRAMFHSDNAYYLGDATVTGHRCKTNTASNTAYRGFGGPQGMMTIEHIMDEIARYLNKDPLEVRKANYYGEEGRNVTHYYQTVEDNFLPEITEQLEQSSDYHARRKEIAEFNKNSPILKKGLSITPVKFGISFTATFLNQAGALIHIYTDGSIHLNHGGTEMGQGLNIKVAQIVAEEFQVDVDRIQITATNTDKVPNTSPTAASSGADLNGKAAQNAAITIKQRLIEFASSHFKVTPEEVLFKNGMVQIRDQIMTFADFAQLAWMNQISLSSTGFYRTPKIYYDHEKARGRPFYYYAYGVSCSEVIIDTLTGEYKILRVDILHDVGASLNPAIDIGQVEGGFVQGVGWLTTEELVWNEQGRLMTNGPASYKIPAIADMPIDFRTHLLENRSNPEDTVFNSKAVGEPPFMLGMSVWSALKDAISYVAVDGAIPKLDTPATPERVLMAVQAVTQGQSVNTASFTETH; encoded by the coding sequence ATGTCTAATGTGAATCATCAGCAGCTGACTCACGAAGAGATGGTTGCTATCGTCAAACAAGATATTAAAACAGGTGTTGGTAAAAGCGTAAAGCACGATAGCGCGCCAAAACAAGTGACGGGTGAGGCTGTCTATATCGATGACAGACTTGAGTTCCCAAACCAACTTCATGTCTACGCGCTACTGAGCACACAAGCACACGCAAAAATCACAAAGATAGACGTCTCTCCTTGTTATGACTTCGCCGGCGTTGCCATTGCGATTACCTCCAAAGACGTGCCAGGACAACTCGACATCGGCGCTATCCTCCCAGGAGACCCTCTGCTTGCCGATGGCATTGTCGAATACTACGGTCAACCCGTCATCGCAGTGGCGGCGAGCGATCTCGAAACTGCAAGAAAAGCAGCGCACGCAGCCATTGTTGAATACGAACCGCTACCTGCCATTCTGGATGTCAAAGAAGCACTAGCGAAAAAACATTTCGTGACGGAAAGCCACCAGCAAAAGCGCGGTGACTCAGCCAAAGCCCTTGCCAACGCCAAACACGTCATCGAGGGTGAAATCGAAATTGGCGGTCAAGAACACTTCTATCTCGAAACACAAGTTAGCAGCGTGATGCCAACCGAAGACGGCGGCATGATTGTTTATACCTCCACACAAAACCCAACAGAAGTGCAAAAGCTGGTATCTGAAGTACTCGGAGTTGCGATGCACAAAGTGGTTATCGACATGCGCCGTATGGGCGGCGGTTTTGGTGGTAAAGAAACGCAAGCTGCTGCGCCTGCTTGTATGGCGGCAGTGATCGCTCATTTAACCGGTCGACCAACCAAGATGCGACTGCTTCGTAATGAAGATATGACCATGACCGGTAAACGTCACCCATTCTACAACCAATATAAGATTGGGTTTGATGATAACGGTGTGATTCAAGGTGCCGATATTGTTGTCGCCGGTAACTGTGGCTACTCGCCAGATCTGTCGAGCTCGATTGTCGACCGTGCCATGTTCCACTCTGACAATGCTTACTATTTGGGTGATGCGACCGTTACCGGACACCGCTGCAAAACCAATACAGCTTCGAACACCGCTTACCGTGGTTTTGGTGGTCCTCAGGGGATGATGACCATTGAACACATCATGGATGAAATCGCCCGCTACCTAAACAAAGACCCGTTAGAAGTTCGCAAAGCCAACTACTACGGTGAAGAGGGTCGAAACGTTACCCACTACTACCAAACAGTGGAAGATAACTTCCTTCCTGAAATCACTGAGCAGTTAGAACAAAGCAGTGATTACCACGCAAGGCGTAAAGAAATCGCTGAGTTCAACAAAAACAGTCCGATTTTGAAAAAGGGTTTGTCTATCACGCCCGTCAAATTTGGTATCTCGTTTACCGCCACCTTCCTAAACCAAGCAGGCGCACTTATTCATATCTATACCGACGGCAGTATCCACTTAAACCACGGTGGTACAGAGATGGGTCAAGGTCTGAATATCAAAGTGGCGCAAATCGTTGCAGAGGAGTTTCAAGTAGATGTTGACCGTATCCAAATCACCGCTACCAACACCGACAAGGTGCCGAACACCTCGCCCACGGCGGCCTCATCGGGCGCCGATCTCAACGGTAAAGCTGCACAAAACGCCGCAATAACTATTAAACAGCGTCTGATTGAATTTGCTTCTTCTCACTTTAAAGTCACTCCTGAAGAAGTGCTGTTTAAAAATGGTATGGTCCAAATACGCGACCAAATAATGACATTTGCTGACTTTGCGCAGCTGGCGTGGATGAACCAAATCTCACTATCAAGCACAGGTTTTTATCGCACGCCTAAAATCTACTACGACCATGAGAAAGCACGTGGCCGCCCTTTCTATTACTATGCTTACGGCGTCTCGTGTTCAGAAGTCATCATCGATACCTTAACGGGCGAGTATAAAATCTTACGCGTGGATATCTTGCATGATGTAGGCGCGTCGCTTAACCCAGCTATCGACATTGGTCAGGTAGAAGGTGGCTTCGTTCAAGGCGTGGGTTGGTTGACAACCGAAGAGCTCGTCTGGAATGAGCAAGGACGTTTGATGACGAATGGTCCTGCAAGCTACAAGATCCCTGCGATTGCTGACATGCCGATCGATTTTAGAACGCATCTTCTCGAAAACCGAAGTAACCCAGAAGACACCGTGTTCAACTCCAAAGCTGTGGGTGAACCGCCTTTCATGCTCGGCATGTCCGTTTGGAGTGCTCTAAAAGATGCCATCTCTTATGTCGCCGTTGATGGTGCGATTCCCAAACTGGATACCCCAGCAACACCAGAACGCGTGTTAATGGCGGTACAAGCCGTGACACAAGGACAGAGTGTTAACACGGCATCCTTCACGGAAACCCATTAA
- a CDS encoding GntR family transcriptional regulator translates to MGNLKNSVNKSVKTKVAGQTQDDVVYCHIFDAILEQRLPPATKLSEEALAEIFGVSRTIIRRALLRLSIEKVIDIKPNRGATVSAPSVEEAKQIFKAREILEIAIIELAVEHATKLQIAECRKLVEQENQAFAQDDYGKGLRLSGEFHIKLAEMADNAPLLAFQRSIVSQSSLLIAMYETGNHSNCSQDEHSELLDAIEAGNREKALALMSEHLDHIRSKLNLDDSMASNDLHVVFSDVLKNKAS, encoded by the coding sequence ATGGGAAACCTGAAAAACTCAGTAAACAAAAGCGTGAAGACCAAAGTCGCAGGACAGACCCAAGACGACGTGGTTTATTGCCATATTTTCGACGCTATTCTCGAGCAAAGACTGCCACCCGCGACAAAACTTAGCGAAGAAGCATTAGCTGAGATCTTTGGCGTTAGCAGAACCATAATACGTCGTGCGCTACTGAGACTATCCATTGAAAAAGTCATCGATATCAAACCCAACCGAGGCGCGACCGTTTCAGCCCCATCTGTTGAAGAGGCGAAGCAAATATTCAAAGCTCGAGAAATACTTGAAATCGCTATCATAGAGCTTGCAGTCGAGCATGCGACGAAACTACAAATTGCCGAGTGCCGCAAGTTGGTAGAACAGGAAAACCAAGCCTTCGCCCAAGATGACTACGGTAAAGGGCTAAGGCTCTCAGGTGAGTTCCATATCAAACTTGCCGAGATGGCAGATAATGCTCCCCTTTTGGCCTTCCAAAGAAGCATCGTATCTCAATCATCTCTTCTCATCGCAATGTATGAGACGGGCAATCACTCCAACTGCTCCCAAGATGAACATAGCGAGTTACTAGACGCCATAGAAGCAGGTAATAGAGAAAAAGCACTCGCGTTGATGAGCGAGCACCTTGACCATATTCGCTCTAAGCTCAACCTCGATGACAGTATGGCCTCCAACGACTTGCATGTCGTGTTCTCAGATGTTTTGAAGAACAAAGCGAGTTAA
- the xdhA gene encoding xanthine dehydrogenase small subunit translates to MTVLSYLRTHVKKTGTKEGCGSGDCGACTVVLGELVDGKLEYLSVNSCLTFISALHGKQLITVEDLQARDKSLHPVQQAIVEFHGSQCGYCTPGFIMSMFALTKNKPNANKADVMESLAGNLCRCTGYRPIVDSALSLCSEQQIVDQFSELERATIAKLERIQNEEASLRLGHLTAFSPKNTDELAKLYKAHPQAKLVAGGTDLALEVTQFHREIETLISVNLVEEMKVCQETEDSLEIGANLPISDAYTLLNKHYPDFGELLHRFASLQVRNQGTIGGNIANASPIGDTPPLLIALDARIQLRCGDETRVMPIEDYFISYKVTAQQPSEFIEKIVIPKPSSSTFRAYKLSKRLDDDISAVCGAFSIEVKDNNVVSARIAFGGMAATPKRAISCEKTLVGQPWNEETISNAMEALSNDFEPLSDFRASQTYRSLTAANMLKRYYIETNNINNLIETRVTSYV, encoded by the coding sequence ATGACGGTGCTGAGCTATCTGCGCACTCATGTTAAAAAAACAGGCACAAAGGAAGGATGCGGTTCTGGTGATTGCGGTGCATGTACCGTGGTACTTGGTGAGCTCGTCGATGGCAAGCTCGAGTATCTCAGCGTTAACTCCTGTCTCACTTTTATTTCTGCTCTTCACGGCAAGCAACTTATCACGGTAGAAGACCTGCAAGCTCGCGATAAGTCACTTCACCCAGTTCAACAGGCCATTGTCGAATTTCATGGCTCTCAGTGCGGCTACTGTACGCCAGGATTTATCATGTCGATGTTCGCACTGACTAAGAACAAGCCGAATGCTAACAAAGCCGATGTGATGGAGTCTCTAGCTGGCAATCTCTGCCGCTGCACGGGTTACCGACCTATCGTCGATTCTGCGTTGTCACTGTGTTCGGAACAACAAATCGTTGACCAATTTTCAGAGCTTGAACGAGCAACCATCGCTAAGCTTGAAAGAATCCAAAATGAGGAAGCAAGTCTTCGTCTGGGACACCTTACCGCATTTTCTCCAAAGAACACTGATGAGCTTGCCAAACTATATAAAGCTCATCCCCAAGCCAAACTGGTTGCTGGTGGTACAGATCTGGCGCTCGAAGTTACCCAGTTCCATCGCGAGATAGAAACACTTATCAGCGTGAATCTTGTCGAAGAGATGAAAGTTTGCCAAGAGACAGAAGACAGCTTAGAGATTGGCGCAAACCTTCCAATCAGCGATGCCTATACGCTGCTAAACAAGCACTACCCCGATTTCGGTGAACTATTACACCGCTTCGCCTCTTTGCAAGTTAGAAATCAAGGCACCATAGGTGGCAATATTGCTAACGCTTCGCCTATCGGAGACACACCTCCTCTGCTCATCGCTCTTGATGCAAGAATCCAACTACGCTGTGGTGATGAAACACGCGTCATGCCTATTGAGGACTACTTCATCAGCTACAAAGTCACCGCGCAGCAACCTAGCGAATTTATCGAAAAGATTGTTATACCTAAGCCATCATCAAGTACATTCCGAGCTTATAAACTCTCGAAACGTCTCGATGATGACATCTCTGCAGTTTGCGGTGCTTTCAGTATTGAAGTGAAAGATAACAATGTAGTGAGTGCTCGTATCGCCTTTGGCGGCATGGCTGCAACACCTAAACGAGCAATATCTTGTGAGAAGACATTAGTCGGACAGCCTTGGAATGAAGAGACCATTAGTAACGCAATGGAAGCACTTAGCAATGACTTTGAGCCGCTATCGGATTTTCGCGCAAGCCAAACTTACCGAAGCCTCACCGCAGCCAATATGCTCAAACGCTATTACATTGAAACCAATAACATCAACAATCTGATTGAAACGAGGGTAACATCTTATGTCTAA
- the guaD gene encoding guanine deaminase — MTTQRKAYRASILHSIADPKDVGLENSYQFFEDGMIVVENGHIVDIGSATDILARHTKPMKIKTYKDKLITSGFIDTHIHYPQTGMIASYGEQLLDWLENYTFPEERRFQNPIYALKVAKLFLDELASNGTTTALVFGTVHKESVDVFFGEAERRNLRMICGKVLMDRNAPDYLTDTPESGYQASKELIEKWHNRGRLHYAVTPRFAPTSTPEQLAIVGKLLEEYPDVYMHTHLSENKKEIEWVLDLFPERESYLDVYDHYGLLHKRSVFAHGIHLSDCECQRLADTESAIAFCPTSNLFLGSGLFKLNKMEDKGIRVGMGTDVGAGTSFSILQTMSEAYKIMQLQQEKLHPIKSLFLATLGGAKALHLEDKIGNLEIGKEADFVVLDLHATQLMRFRMNQATTLEEKLFVLMSLGDDRTVCETYIYGDLAYDAKGERDKRMVS; from the coding sequence ATGACAACACAACGCAAGGCCTACCGTGCCAGCATTTTACATAGCATTGCTGACCCCAAAGATGTGGGTCTAGAGAACTCATATCAATTTTTTGAAGACGGCATGATCGTGGTGGAAAATGGTCACATCGTCGACATCGGCAGCGCAACCGATATATTGGCCAGACACACAAAGCCAATGAAGATTAAGACTTATAAAGATAAGCTCATCACCTCCGGCTTTATCGATACTCATATCCACTACCCTCAGACAGGCATGATTGCCTCTTATGGGGAGCAGCTTCTTGATTGGCTGGAAAACTATACCTTCCCCGAAGAGCGACGCTTTCAAAACCCTATCTATGCACTTAAGGTGGCGAAGCTGTTTCTAGATGAACTTGCCAGCAACGGTACAACAACCGCGCTGGTGTTTGGTACCGTGCACAAGGAGTCGGTCGATGTCTTCTTTGGCGAAGCCGAACGTCGAAACCTGCGAATGATTTGCGGTAAGGTGTTAATGGACCGCAATGCTCCGGATTACCTTACTGATACACCAGAATCTGGCTACCAGGCTTCAAAAGAACTCATCGAGAAGTGGCACAATCGCGGACGCCTACATTACGCTGTCACACCGCGGTTTGCTCCTACTAGCACACCCGAGCAACTCGCTATAGTCGGAAAGCTGCTTGAAGAATACCCTGACGTCTATATGCACACTCACCTCTCAGAAAACAAGAAAGAGATCGAATGGGTACTGGACCTATTTCCAGAGCGAGAAAGCTATTTAGATGTCTACGACCACTACGGCTTGCTTCACAAGCGCTCGGTATTCGCCCATGGTATTCATCTTTCAGATTGCGAATGTCAACGTCTAGCGGATACCGAATCCGCCATTGCTTTTTGTCCAACCTCTAACCTATTCCTAGGTTCTGGCTTGTTTAAGCTCAACAAGATGGAAGATAAGGGCATAAGGGTTGGCATGGGTACGGATGTAGGAGCAGGCACCAGTTTCTCCATACTACAGACCATGAGTGAGGCGTATAAGATCATGCAACTACAACAAGAAAAGCTGCACCCGATCAAATCGCTGTTTCTTGCCACACTGGGCGGTGCAAAAGCTCTGCACTTAGAAGATAAAATCGGCAACCTAGAAATAGGCAAAGAAGCTGACTTTGTGGTTCTGGATCTGCACGCGACGCAGCTAATGCGCTTTAGAATGAATCAAGCAACAACGCTTGAAGAAAAGCTGTTTGTGTTAATGAGCCTCGGAGATGACCGAACGGTTTGTGAAACTTATATCTATGGTGACTTAGCTTATGATGCAAAAGGTGAACGTGATAAGAGAATGGTGAGTTAG
- the xdhC gene encoding xanthine dehydrogenase accessory protein XdhC has protein sequence MFKDNWIHELARLEEQHEPCVMVTVLEDRGSVPRDAGTKMLVTRDNIFATIGGGHLEHVASKMAREMLLSGEQSLKVERFNLGARLGQCCGGMATLSFEPIGTSQKHLVLFGAGHVAKALVHIVATLPFRVTWIDEREAEFPETLPQGVNKLVSDDPVGEIAQMPPNSYYLVMTHNHQLDFDLAKAIIKRGDSAYFGMIGSLTKRKKFDFRLAQRGFNQDEINTMTCPIGIGAVTGKHPAEIAVSVAGELISHYQGNPLEQKRPAHSRQELDQAG, from the coding sequence ATGTTTAAGGACAACTGGATTCATGAGCTTGCTAGGCTCGAAGAACAGCACGAACCTTGTGTCATGGTGACAGTACTTGAAGATCGCGGCTCCGTGCCGCGAGATGCAGGTACAAAAATGCTGGTAACGCGAGACAACATCTTCGCGACCATTGGAGGCGGCCATTTAGAACATGTCGCCTCTAAAATGGCTCGAGAAATGCTTCTTTCTGGAGAGCAAAGCCTAAAAGTAGAAAGATTTAATTTGGGTGCTCGATTAGGACAATGCTGTGGTGGTATGGCAACGCTCAGCTTTGAACCTATTGGCACTTCGCAAAAGCATTTGGTACTTTTTGGTGCAGGTCATGTGGCAAAAGCATTGGTTCATATTGTCGCTACCCTGCCCTTCAGAGTAACGTGGATTGATGAACGTGAGGCTGAATTCCCAGAAACCTTGCCACAAGGCGTCAACAAGCTTGTGAGTGACGACCCAGTTGGTGAAATCGCTCAAATGCCACCAAACAGTTATTACCTAGTGATGACTCACAATCACCAACTCGATTTCGATCTGGCAAAAGCGATTATCAAACGCGGTGACAGCGCCTACTTTGGGATGATTGGATCACTGACCAAGCGTAAGAAGTTTGATTTCCGTTTGGCACAACGTGGCTTTAATCAAGATGAAATCAACACCATGACCTGCCCGATAGGTATTGGAGCGGTCACTGGCAAGCACCCAGCAGAGATTGCTGTCTCGGTTGCGGGTGAGCTGATTTCGCATTACCAAGGCAACCCGTTAGAGCAAAAGCGCCCAGCGCACTCTCGCCAAGAGCTCGACCAAGCAGGCTAA
- a CDS encoding DUF819 domain-containing protein, which yields MITNDAVIMGLLAVILGAVFITESSKNPFWKKFYSVVPGLLLCYFLPSLLNTTGLIDGSASNLYFVASRYLLPGALVLLIVSADLKKIFGLGSKAVIMFLTGTLGIIIGGPAAIIILNFVNPDLVSGDVWRGLTTVAGSWIGGGANQAAMKEVFGVGDQLFSAMITVDVICANIWMAVLLIMAGRQKKMDAWLKADTTSIDELKETVAKYEEENSRPITTTDMMKVVAIAFGLTGLAHFGADLIAPWIATNAPELEKYSLTSGFFWLIVLVTTFALIASMFKPARTLEHAGASKIGSAFIYILVATIGMQMDVTAILDNPGYFFIGITWLTIHALLMIGVAKLIRAPLFFMAVGSQANVGGAASAPVVAAAFHPSLAPVGILMAVLGYALGTYGAYICGILMQSVVGF from the coding sequence ATGATCACTAATGATGCTGTCATCATGGGTTTGCTAGCCGTAATCCTCGGCGCTGTGTTTATCACAGAAAGCAGTAAAAACCCATTCTGGAAAAAATTCTATTCCGTCGTTCCTGGTCTTTTGCTGTGTTACTTTCTGCCGTCGCTACTCAATACGACTGGTTTGATTGATGGCTCAGCCTCTAACTTGTATTTCGTTGCAAGTCGTTATCTGCTTCCAGGTGCGTTAGTACTACTTATCGTATCGGCTGATCTGAAGAAGATCTTCGGGCTTGGCTCTAAAGCCGTCATCATGTTTTTGACAGGTACCCTTGGTATTATTATTGGCGGTCCAGCGGCGATTATTATTCTAAACTTCGTGAATCCTGACCTTGTTTCTGGTGATGTATGGCGAGGGCTAACAACGGTAGCGGGTTCTTGGATCGGTGGTGGTGCAAACCAAGCGGCGATGAAGGAAGTGTTTGGCGTTGGTGACCAACTGTTCTCCGCAATGATCACTGTTGATGTCATCTGTGCCAACATTTGGATGGCCGTGCTGCTTATCATGGCTGGTCGTCAAAAGAAAATGGATGCTTGGCTAAAGGCGGATACAACGTCGATCGACGAACTTAAAGAGACGGTGGCGAAATACGAAGAGGAAAACTCTCGCCCGATCACGACAACAGATATGATGAAAGTCGTCGCGATTGCGTTTGGTTTGACTGGCTTGGCTCACTTTGGCGCAGACTTAATTGCACCATGGATTGCAACCAACGCACCTGAGCTTGAAAAGTACAGCCTGACTTCAGGATTCTTCTGGCTAATCGTATTGGTTACGACATTCGCACTGATCGCCTCTATGTTTAAACCTGCTCGCACCCTAGAACATGCTGGCGCATCAAAAATCGGTTCGGCATTCATCTATATTCTCGTCGCGACGATTGGTATGCAAATGGATGTGACTGCGATTCTAGATAACCCAGGTTACTTCTTTATCGGTATTACATGGTTAACGATTCATGCACTGCTGATGATTGGTGTCGCGAAGCTTATTAGAGCGCCACTATTCTTTATGGCGGTAGGTAGCCAAGCAAACGTGGGCGGCGCAGCATCGGCACCAGTTGTAGCGGCAGCATTCCATCCATCACTGGCGCCTGTCGGTATTTTGATGGCGGTTCTGGGCTATGCATTGGGTACTTATGGCGCGTATATTTGCGGCATATTGATGCAAAGTGTTGTTGGCTTTTAG